Proteins from a genomic interval of Deltaproteobacteria bacterium:
- a CDS encoding DUF503 family protein, whose amino-acid sequence MVVGVIHFDILINGAFNLKEKRGYVKRLVLKIRNKFNVSAAEVGYQDLWQRTKIGVAVVGADTALVNSLIDKITDFVYANGDFEVIDREIEVISY is encoded by the coding sequence CGGTGTTATACATTTCGACATACTCATCAACGGGGCGTTCAATCTGAAAGAGAAGAGGGGCTACGTAAAGAGGCTCGTTTTGAAGATCAGAAACAAATTCAACGTCTCGGCAGCGGAGGTGGGCTACCAGGACCTCTGGCAGAGGACGAAGATCGGAGTCGCCGTTGTTGGAGCGGATACCGCTCTCGTCAACTCCCTGATCGACAAGATAACGGATTTTGTCTACGCGAACGGAGATTTCGAGGTCATCGATAGAGAAATAGAAGTTATAAGCTATTGA
- the rbfA gene encoding 30S ribosome-binding factor RbfA, translating to MRLDRSVRVAMLLKEEIAGVITRSMKDPGLKIVTVTHVKISKDLRDADVYFSVLGSENDIGKTGEILRRASGFIRGELGRKLRIKRVPRLSFKYDDSFDKGMKIEMLMREISEDE from the coding sequence TTGCGGTTGGACAGATCGGTCAGGGTTGCGATGCTTTTGAAAGAGGAAATTGCAGGTGTCATAACGCGGAGTATGAAAGACCCGGGCCTGAAGATCGTAACGGTGACCCATGTGAAGATTTCGAAGGATTTAAGAGATGCAGATGTTTACTTTTCAGTCCTGGGGAGCGAAAACGACATAGGAAAGACGGGAGAGATCTTGAGGAGAGCGTCCGGTTTCATCAGAGGAGAGCTTGGGCGAAAATTGAGGATCAAGAGGGTTCCCAGGCTTTCGTTCAAATACGACGATTCCTTCGACAAGGGCATGAAAATAGAGATGTTGATGAGGGAGATCTCGGAAGATGAGTGA